The Desulfobacterales bacterium genomic interval GGCTGCCCCATTGTCGGGGATCGGCGTTATGGCGCTTCCGATCGGTTTGTTCGGCGGATACGGCTTCATGGATTTTTATTCGAGTTCAATCATCCGGTCTCAGGCGAGCGGCTCCGGATCGACTCTCCGATGCCAGAAGGGTTTTTGAAGCTCTTGCAGCATGACGAAAAATACAAGTAATTTTAGAATATTGAAGAATGGTTGAGCACTATTCAGGCATTTGAATCCCGCAATTTATTTTTTATTCAGACATAGAAATCCATACCCGGAAGGTACGGATTTCTATGTCTGATTATCAACAATTCGGGCTTGATCATAGCTGCGGCCATAACGTCGTGAGGACCGTTGCCGGCCGTTGCCGGCCGTTGCCGGCCGTTGCCGGCCTCTCCGGCACGATACGGGGGGATGCCGGGGCCATGAAGCTAAAGCGCAAAAACTCGGCAAGCCTCAAACCGTTTGTGCTTCTTAACGCTTCATGGCCCCGACATTTTTTCCCCCGATCGTGCCATGTCGTACGCCGGCAACGGCCGGGACTTCAAAACTACACGTAAGAGAATATGGCCGCCGTTATGATCAAGCCCAACAATTCTTATTGATCGTTTCAAATACATTTTGTACAATTTATAAAACCAATCAAGATATATCTGACGGGTGTGCAGCGCCCGCATTATCAAAATCGATGTTCGCCTGATTGCCGACACAAATCGTAATCCGTGAGAAAAAGTCCGCAAGTGCCGTTTCCGTGACGGTCTTTGATATCGGTTAAATATTTTTCCGATTACCATTTCACCGGGAAAATACGATGCAGCGACAATTGTGACCGTGATGTCGCTTACAGGAGATCAAACGTCTCCGAACGTTTAAGCTTTTCTCCGTCGGCGCCATACTGAATTGTAATCGGATGATTTTCTCAAACGCAATGACGATGCAACAGGTGCCAGGAAAATATCGATTATCATTTTCAACCTGCCAATATCATAAGCGACTCATAACACCGGGAAGACCGGGAAAAAGTCATATATTCCCCCCATTTTTATGGCTGTTGATGTCATCCATGTAAATGTTTTTTTACTACGTATGTCTAAAAATCAAATTGATGGGTGACGTGGCGCTGAATGCCGGAAGCCTGGCACAAAGATTGAGCTTATAAAGAGAAGTGAATAAATCAATCGTCCGGGAAAAGTGTCTCGGGAAATACAAAAAAAATCCAACATGGAAGCAATGAAGGGAGTTATTGCTATGAAGAAGCGGAACAGGGTACTCGGCTATTTTGTCCTTCTAATTCTCATCGCCACCTTTGTGGCCTGTGCATCGACATCCAAACAGGGAAGTGCAGGGGAATACGTTGACGATTCGGTCATTACGACCAAGGTCAAATCTCTGCTTGCGGCTGATAATTTTCTCAAGTCCTTTCAGATCGGCGTCGAAACTTTCAAGGGCACCGTTCAACTAAGCGGCTTCGTGGATTCCGCACAGGCCTCCGCCAGGGCTGTGGAAATAGTGAACTCGGTCAAGGGGGTTAAAGCGGTTAAAAACAGCCTTGTCGTGAAATGAACCGGCTGGAGGTCAAAGGTGCGTCCTTTACCCTGAATTCGGGTGCGGCTCGGTGAGAAAGTGAAAGTCACCCTCCTGCTTCATCTGAACCGCAGCGGTAGCAACACCAGGGTTCAGGCCAAAGATGGAAACGTCACCTTGTGCGGAGAAGCATCCCGCCAGGCAAAGGCGGAACAACTCAAAAGGAGTATAAAATGTTGTGGACGATTGCTGTAATACTGGTAATCCTGTGGCTTCTGGGATTGGTGAGCAGTTACACGATCGGAGGTTTCATCCATATCCTGCTGGTGATTGCTGTTATCGTCGTGTTGGTCAGGCTCATTCAGGGTCGCAGAATTCTGTAGCCAGCGGGAAGTCATAAACTAAACCCGGCTGGATCAGGAAGGTGTGAGATGAAAATCTACACGTTGACGGGCATCCTCCTCATTGTGGTGGGAATCTTTGCATTCTCGCGTATCAGGGCATTACCTTTACGACCAGAGAAAAGGCCGTCGATGTGGGTTCTATCCACATGACGGCTGACAGGACGAGCACACTTCCGCTTCCGCCGATCGTGGGTGGAATTTGCCTCGTGGGCGGCATCGTGTTGCGGGTCATGGGAAAAAAGAAGGGCTGAAGGGGAGTCAAAACGTTTCAATCAAGGGAGGTTCTGATGAAGGACAAAAGAAAAGCGTACGAAGAAAAGATCGATGCACAGTTGAAGGAATGGAACTCGCAGATCGCTCTGCTCAAGGCCAAGGCGGAGAATGCCAAGGCCGACGCGAAGATCGATTACTATAAGGCCATCGACGCCTTGGAGGAAAAACAGAATAAGGCCAGGACCAAGCTGCAGGAGTTGAAGACCTCCGGCGATGAGGCCTGGGAAGTTGTCAAAGCAGGTGCGGAAAAAGTCTGGTCGGAAGTCAAGGCCGCCTATCACAATGCGGCCTCACGGTTCAAATAAGGCGGGGCCGCCGAACGTTTTTGCCTGGCGGCATGCTGCTTTCTGCCCAACTGAACGGACATGGATTGGTAACTTTATACTGGAAGATCTTTA includes:
- a CDS encoding coiled coil domain-containing protein, which produces MKDKRKAYEEKIDAQLKEWNSQIALLKAKAENAKADAKIDYYKAIDALEEKQNKARTKLQELKTSGDEAWEVVKAGAEKVWSEVKAAYHNAASRFK
- a CDS encoding BON domain-containing protein — protein: MKKRNRVLGYFVLLILIATFVACASTSKQGSAGEYVDDSVITTKVKSLLAADNFLKSFQIGVETFKGTVQLSGFVDSAQASARAVEIVNSVKGVKAVKNSLVVK
- a CDS encoding lmo0937 family membrane protein, which encodes MLWTIAVILVILWLLGLVSSYTIGGFIHILLVIAVIVVLVRLIQGRRIL